The Armatimonadia bacterium DNA segment GGTGGTCGGGATGGGTGGCCACCGTGTCGACGATTCCGCAGCGCAGCAAATCTCCGCCCAGGTACAGGTCCTCGATCGCCACCAGGACGTTCGCCACCAGCTTGCCTTCATACAAGGCAGCCGGGCACAGCTCGGGACGGGAACCAGGGCGCTTCAGATACCACCGGGTGAAGGCGTCCTCTACGGGCATGGCCCCGTCGTACTCGGCAAAGGCTGTGTTCGAGAGAGCGGTGAGCTGGGGCACCACCTTGGGGACGTCTCGGTGTGTACCCAGCAAGTAGCCTTCGACCGGCATCGGTGTGCTCCCCTCATGGTAGCAGGATGGCCCCAGGGGCCTCCCCCGCGAGCAACACTATCAGAGGTGCCACATGCAGCCCGCGTCACCCACGCTCATGTCCGGTATCCACGTGCAGCGTCCGGAAATCGGTGTAGGTGACAAAGCCGGGCCTTGCGCCCTTCGGCTTGTGGACGTGCTTGAGCGCGGTGTAGTTCACGGGCACGTGGGCGTCGTTCCGCCAATGACTGAGACTGGCCGCCAGGGCTGCAGCCTCACGGAGGCTGCTCTCCGGAACTTCGTCGGGGCGCCCCGAGGTCCGTATCACTACGTGTCCGCCCGGTCCGTCCTTCACATGGAACCACAGGTCCTCCGGGGCCGCCGTCCGCACCACCGCGTCATTCTGCGCTCCGGTCTTCCCATACAGCATCGGGTAGCCGTCCCGAGTGGTCGCTCGCCGGGGTTCGACGGTGCCACTCCGATCGCGGCTGCGAACTCGTTTCGCCTGTTCGTGCAGGAACCCTCCTCGGCGCAGCTCCTCTTCCAGTTGCGCAAGCTCCGCCGTGTCCTCCGCCGTCTCCACCTGCTGCTGGACTCCCTGCAGATACTCGCCTTCGGCACGTGCCTCGGCGAGCAGCCCGGGGACTTTGTCGAGGATGCGCCGGGCACGACGGTAACGGTCGAAGGCCGCCTGGGCGTTCTCTTTGGCTGAGTAGTGCGGGTCGAGTTTGAGGGTGACGGTGGCCTGATTGGGGTCGTAGTAGTCGGTCACCTCGACCTCTGCAGCCCCTGTCGGGATCGCGTGCAG contains these protein-coding regions:
- a CDS encoding NFACT RNA binding domain-containing protein; this encodes LHAIPTGAAEVEVTDYYDPNQATVTLKLDPHYSAKENAQAAFDRYRRARRILDKVPGLLAEARAEGEYLQGVQQQVETAEDTAELAQLEEELRRGGFLHEQAKRVRSRDRSGTVEPRRATTRDGYPMLYGKTGAQNDAVVRTAAPEDLWFHVKDGPGGHVVIRTSGRPDEVPESSLREAAALAASLSHWRNDAHVPVNYTALKHVHKPKGARPGFVTYTDFRTLHVDTGHERG